The Spirochaetota bacterium genome has a segment encoding these proteins:
- a CDS encoding outer membrane lipoprotein-sorting protein — MKKLVTIIIAMAAAMPFMHGTSYALTAAEIIDRAEKSVRGDTLISMMEITIKNRRWTRTMKMKSWDNRVAKKSFAEILAPKKDAGNRFLMITAEKLMWHYNPDIGKEMKIHPSMMLQSWMGSDFTNDDIVKESSILDDYTHTLSGKKQVEGHECYVITMIPKPNAAVVWGKLIYYARVSDCLPVKQEFYDQHGKLKKVMTCSNFREMGGRVIPATMRMKTLKKKRQEGETGEEYTQMDLKDVKFNVKIPGNVFSLQNLKRR; from the coding sequence ATGAAAAAACTGGTTACAATTATCATTGCCATGGCCGCGGCTATGCCGTTCATGCACGGCACGTCATACGCGCTGACGGCAGCGGAAATCATCGACCGCGCCGAGAAGTCCGTCCGCGGCGACACCCTGATATCCATGATGGAGATCACCATCAAGAACCGCCGCTGGACCCGCACCATGAAGATGAAGAGCTGGGACAACCGGGTAGCGAAAAAATCCTTCGCCGAGATCCTGGCCCCCAAGAAGGACGCCGGTAACCGGTTCCTCATGATCACCGCGGAAAAGCTCATGTGGCACTACAATCCCGACATAGGCAAGGAGATGAAGATACACCCCTCCATGATGCTCCAGTCCTGGATGGGATCGGATTTCACCAACGACGACATTGTCAAGGAATCGAGCATCCTTGACGATTATACCCACACGCTGAGCGGAAAAAAGCAGGTGGAGGGCCATGAATGCTATGTCATTACCATGATCCCGAAGCCCAACGCGGCCGTGGTCTGGGGCAAGCTCATCTATTACGCCCGGGTGAGCGACTGCCTGCCGGTGAAGCAGGAATTCTACGATCAGCATGGCAAGCTCAAGAAGGTCATGACCTGCAGCAATTTCAGGGAGATGGGCGGCCGGGTCATTCCGGCAACCATGAGAATGAAAACGCTGAAGAAAAAGCGCCAGGAGGGGGAAACCGGCGAGGAATACACACAAATGGACCTGAAGGACGTCAAGTTCAATGTTAAGATCCCCGGCAACGTGTTTTCCCTCCAAAATCTGAAGAGGAGATAG
- a CDS encoding ABC transporter permease yields the protein MKLRKEGSIEVMLAWRNVWKNKRRTILTLLTIMVGCAMIIFSRSFQDGTYGQMIEDSVAANTGHIQIHEKDFWENQSIDYAFKPGDRLMKYLNTNPAVSAYTRRIHAAGLISYGKNTYVTLIQAVEPETEKKVSNLHGTILKGGRYLVPGDGKNIIMGATLANNLKVKVGDTVSIISQGFDGSIAAANVSIVGIFKSRNPRYDQSTIMMSFNQAVETFTMMDYISSIAIRLKQTEDMETIRDELRDLPGSKALEIMGWDELLPELIQHIVMDRLFANIFYIVLLLIIAFGVLNTIQMSIFERRRELGIMMAIGTKPSQIVTMVLFESTCISFIGSILGIIVGAVISYYFTIFPLDLSEYQKEMEAFNQVTMILPTKLTIKNLISTAFFTFCIGVLFSIAPARRASRLRPLDAIRQL from the coding sequence ATGAAACTGCGGAAGGAAGGCTCGATCGAGGTCATGCTGGCATGGCGCAACGTATGGAAGAACAAGCGCCGCACTATCCTTACGCTCCTCACCATCATGGTGGGGTGCGCCATGATCATCTTTTCACGTTCCTTTCAGGATGGAACCTACGGGCAGATGATCGAGGACTCCGTGGCTGCCAATACCGGCCATATCCAGATTCATGAAAAAGATTTCTGGGAAAACCAGAGCATTGATTACGCCTTTAAGCCGGGCGACAGACTCATGAAGTACCTCAATACAAATCCGGCCGTGTCCGCCTATACCCGGCGCATCCACGCGGCCGGCCTGATATCCTACGGAAAAAACACGTATGTAACGCTTATCCAGGCGGTGGAACCTGAAACCGAGAAAAAGGTAAGCAACCTCCATGGAACCATACTGAAAGGAGGAAGATACCTCGTCCCGGGTGACGGGAAGAACATCATCATGGGGGCTACGCTGGCGAATAACCTCAAGGTGAAGGTTGGCGATACCGTTTCCATCATCTCCCAAGGATTCGATGGCTCCATTGCCGCCGCCAACGTCTCCATAGTCGGAATATTCAAGTCCAGAAACCCGCGGTATGACCAATCAACCATCATGATGTCCTTCAACCAGGCCGTAGAAACCTTCACCATGATGGACTACATCTCGTCAATCGCCATCAGGCTGAAGCAGACCGAGGACATGGAAACAATCCGTGATGAGCTCCGCGACCTTCCCGGGTCGAAGGCCCTTGAGATCATGGGATGGGACGAGCTCCTGCCTGAGCTGATACAGCATATCGTCATGGACAGGCTCTTTGCCAATATTTTCTATATCGTGCTGCTCCTCATCATAGCTTTCGGCGTGCTCAATACCATCCAGATGTCAATTTTCGAACGACGGCGCGAGCTCGGAATTATGATGGCCATCGGCACTAAACCGTCCCAAATCGTCACCATGGTGCTTTTTGAATCGACATGCATATCCTTCATTGGCTCGATCCTCGGGATAATAGTGGGTGCTGTTATCAGCTACTATTTCACCATTTTCCCGCTTGATCTCTCCGAGTACCAAAAAGAGATGGAGGCTTTCAACCAGGTCACCATGATTTTGCCGACGAAATTGACCATTAAGAATCTTATTTCTACGGCCTTTTTCACGTTTTGTATCGGCGTGCTGTTTTCCATCGCTCCCGCCCGACGCGCCTCTCGTCTGCGGCCTCTCGATGCGATTCGGCAGCTGTGA
- a CDS encoding ABC transporter permease, whose translation MKNNVFDFTIKIKTFIMLGWRNLWRQKRRSLVVMLSITIGVILMLLQIALMNGMMSQMLDNNISTKLGHIAVSKKGFFNDMKLESNFYPDPRILDSIRKEKDVVAVSPRIKAFAMIRTSEASRGVIVMGIYPDREKKISKINEYTIKKEGSSYLDDPAASEILVSKSLAEKLDVSVGDKIVLLVQDEENEMSGVGLTVKGLFQTPVKDYDNGVVYMGIKRLQEITGLKNNVSEVMVITTNKDNVDSVKPGLIGLIDNKDLEVLTWKEMAPFLLSAIAMIDKQMIIFYFIVFITIIFSIANTLVMSIMERFHELGVMKSIGTRPSQIFFIIMFEAMNLGAVGLAAGVVISIIAVNILALTGIDFSLFNEAMRQWGAGSIVFPLIYAKDIVISVVVVEFTTMLAAIYPAVKAARIKPLEALHYI comes from the coding sequence ATGAAAAATAACGTGTTTGATTTCACGATTAAGATAAAAACATTCATAATGCTGGGATGGAGGAACCTGTGGCGGCAGAAGCGGCGTTCCCTGGTCGTCATGCTTTCGATCACCATCGGGGTTATCCTGATGCTTCTCCAGATCGCCCTCATGAACGGTATGATGTCCCAGATGCTCGACAACAACATCAGCACCAAGCTTGGCCATATTGCGGTCAGCAAGAAGGGGTTTTTTAACGACATGAAGCTTGAGTCCAACTTCTATCCAGATCCCCGGATCCTGGATTCGATCAGGAAGGAAAAGGATGTTGTTGCCGTGTCGCCGCGCATCAAGGCCTTTGCCATGATCCGCACCAGCGAAGCGTCCCGGGGCGTCATCGTCATGGGGATCTATCCCGACAGGGAAAAAAAGATATCCAAGATAAACGAGTACACCATCAAGAAAGAAGGGAGCAGCTACCTTGACGATCCGGCCGCGAGTGAAATCCTCGTTTCCAAATCCCTCGCCGAAAAGCTTGACGTGTCAGTGGGGGACAAGATCGTCCTCCTCGTGCAGGATGAGGAGAATGAAATGAGCGGTGTCGGCCTGACGGTCAAAGGACTTTTCCAGACCCCGGTAAAGGATTATGACAACGGCGTGGTCTACATGGGGATCAAGCGGCTCCAGGAGATCACCGGTCTGAAGAACAACGTGTCAGAAGTGATGGTAATAACGACCAACAAGGATAATGTTGACTCGGTTAAGCCGGGCCTCATCGGTCTTATAGACAATAAAGACCTGGAGGTTCTCACCTGGAAGGAGATGGCGCCGTTTCTTCTGAGCGCCATCGCCATGATCGACAAGCAGATGATCATCTTTTACTTTATAGTGTTCATAACCATTATTTTTTCGATAGCCAACACCCTGGTCATGTCCATCATGGAGCGCTTTCACGAGCTCGGAGTCATGAAATCGATCGGCACGCGACCCTCGCAGATCTTTTTCATCATCATGTTCGAGGCCATGAACCTCGGCGCCGTGGGCCTTGCCGCGGGTGTGGTGATCAGCATTATCGCGGTCAATATTCTCGCCTTGACGGGTATCGACTTTTCACTTTTCAACGAAGCGATGCGCCAGTGGGGAGCCGGCAGCATTGTCTTCCCTCTCATATACGCCAAGGATATTGTCATATCAGTTGTGGTCGTCGAGTTTACCACGATGCTTGCGGCAATTTACCCTGCAGTGAAGGCTGCGCGCATAAAACCGCTCGAAGCGCTTCATTACATTTAA